A portion of the Acidisoma sp. PAMC 29798 genome contains these proteins:
- a CDS encoding GH36-type glycosyl hydrolase domain-containing protein, which produces MAADQPVAAKNVGGPGLSNRLRDNAAFLLSASQVLALNDGGRRELTPAAEWLVDNYHLVAVQIREIGVDLPPGYYRQLPKLADGPFKGLPRVFGAMWSLVAHTDSDIEPETLRRYLIAYQDVQPLTIGELWAVPITLRIVLIENLRRVAAIIVSNGASRDLANELADRLLGFGGHTASPWSEVMGSLRPISSPNAFGVQLAHRLRGRDPKGEPALAWLDDQVARRGLQVEAVVHDELQEQSAFSATIRNIITSLRTVAALDWSEVFEALCPVDLVLSRSTTFRGMDFPTRNLYRNAIEHLARGARLDETEIAGRAVARAEEEDRTSPSGDRQCDPGYSLIAGGRRSFEQSIGFRLSLGAWIGRICRDLGLIWYGGCVVGLAALLLLAPLWALSTLAVSGAWLLLLGCLGIVPASDAAVACVNRFSTWAFGASPLPERDLRGGIPASLRTLVVVPTLLTSPGSVAELVARLEVHHLASSDNALHFALLSDWTDSPAERAEGDEALLAAAADGIAQLNHRYGPATGGDRFILLHRRRVWNAGEASWMGWERKRGKLHELNRLLRGATDTSFLPHRPVPEGVRYIVTLDSDTRLPRDAVRRLVGKMAHPLNAPRIDLASGRVVEGYAVLQPRITPSLPMGQYSSIFQRVFSSLDGIDPYAGAVSDVYQDLLGEGSFAGKGIYDIDAFEAALTGRVPDSTLLSHDLFEGVFARAGLASDIEVVEDFPVGYTVAAMRQHRWARGDWQLLPWIMPGGGKLPAIGRWKMLDNLRRTLSAPAFVLALAAGWLLPFGPALGWTAFVIATLALPALIPLLGVITTRRRWVTWRSHLDVVGLGLRHAAVLTALVVTFIAHQAVLMGDAVLRTLVRLLSRRRLLQWLTAAQAGAVPNLSLAGHYRKMAGAPVVGLLMAGLAMAAHQWVCLLVAPFATLWIASPAIAWWASRCSGVQPMPIAADLRALRQLARRTWRFFETFVTPADNMLPPDNFQEDPMPVLARRTSPTNIGLYLLCTVNAYDFGWTGMTDAVDRLEATMATLARLAQFRGHFFNWYATQDLRPLEPRYVSTVDSGNLAGHLIALANACRSWGRLPKSAASDLTGLIDTIGLVLEELAQLPATIAAQRALAPMLEASLRDLADRIGRPPGHPSTLADRLSALTPSLQTATKLARDLAATYEDGAAADVVFWTKAIGEAVASLRRDLDQAEGALNPRLAALEQAARGMALAMDFGFLRREERKLLSIGYLVAEGTLDANCYDLLASEARLACFIAIAKGDVPAREWFRLGRTMTPVDDGAALVSWSGSMFEYLMPSLVMRAPDGSLLSRTNRLAVRRQIEFGKSRGIPWGASESAYNVRDLEYTYQYSNFGVPDLGLKSGLDDEFVVAPYATALAAMVDPHQAVKNLGRLAADGARGRYGFFEALDYTPGRVPEGTTVAVVRAFMAHHQGMSIVAIADATLNGIMRTRFHADPLIQATELLLQERAPQNVTNVRVLPAKHKPVVRARDIASTGGRHFGDAHTASPRTHLLCNGPYALMLTAAGSGYSRWQDIAVTRWREDSTLDDWGSYIYLRDVESGRVWSAGAQPVGAAPDAYSVVFNEDHAEFSRRDGTLITKMDVLLSAEEKGEVRRITMSNYGPVARTIDITSYAELALAPQATDVAHPAFAKLFVETEYLADSGALLATRRRRTPEEPEIWAAHLAVADGIPQVETDRARFIGRGRDLRDPAAMDDDQALSGTVGTVLDPIFSIRRRITVAPGATARVAFWTLVASSREEIVACVDRHRDVATFDRAAMMAWTQAQVQLHHLSITPAQADVFQRLAGHLLFAGPALRSAPERIRDGSGTQSGLWSQSISGDLPILLLRIDDVSDLGVARQVLLAHEYFRLKRFAVDLVIINDHPPSYAQELQGALEALIRAQRNMDEKPSITLLRADLVPKQTRDLLAAVARVVIAGDRGRLSEQLDRAEQTTLASQAPEPSKPSRPLVAAPAPTLPLELFNGLGGFAEEGREYVAILGPGQTTPAPWVNVIANPGFGFQVAAEGSGFTWSGNSRENQITPWSNDPVSNRTGEAFYLHDTATGALWCPTAAPCRDPSATYVARHGHGYSRFDHTAQGIATSLLQFVAPEDPVKVSRLRLRNLTRAPRSISVCAYVEWVLGASRPATAAFLQTEIDGETGALFARNPWSADLGGQVAFMDLGGKQTSWTGDRREFLGRNGSLGAPRGAVGALSGTVGAGLDPCGALRTMIELPPGGEVELVLVLGAAMGGNAARALVARYRTIDLDTVLAAIRSQWNTVLGAIVVQTPDRSMDIMLNGWLLYQTLGSRIWARAGFYQASGAYGFRDQLQDGLALCAARPDLVRQHLLRAAGRQFVEGDVQHWWLPESGRGVRTRISDDCAWLAYTVAHYVGATNDTAVLDEPINFLAGPVLNADEHDRFFLPDTHVSIGSLYEHCARALDHSLALGSHGLPLMGTGDWNDGMNRIGEAGRGESVWLGWFLHAALTAFIPLAEARSDTVRAAAWRAHAVALPEALERCWDGDWYLRAYHDDGSPLGSHTDAQCMIDSIAQSWSVISGVAPPDHAMRAMASLDRHLVRADERLLLVLTPPFDRPTVDPGYIAGYPPGIRENGGQYSHAAMWAVLAFTALGDGDKAGALFAMLNPINHSTTRADAERYKVEPYAVVADIYSTAPHVGRGGWSWYTGSAGWMQRVGVEGILGIRIRGASLYIDPCIPQAWPGFTATITWHSTRYRIMVENPAHVAKGVRSLTLDGTTLREGSAVPLIEDGRLHTVRVTLGATVTEQAA; this is translated from the coding sequence TTGGCTGCTGATCAGCCCGTCGCGGCAAAGAATGTCGGTGGACCCGGCCTTTCCAATCGGTTGCGTGACAATGCGGCATTCCTCTTAAGCGCCAGCCAGGTATTGGCGCTCAACGATGGCGGCCGGCGCGAGCTGACGCCGGCCGCGGAGTGGCTAGTCGACAACTATCATCTGGTTGCCGTGCAAATCCGCGAGATCGGGGTCGATCTGCCGCCAGGATATTATCGACAGCTTCCGAAGCTTGCGGACGGTCCGTTCAAAGGTCTTCCGCGCGTGTTTGGCGCGATGTGGTCCCTGGTGGCTCATACCGACAGCGATATCGAGCCCGAAACGCTGCGCCGCTACCTGATCGCCTATCAGGACGTTCAGCCGCTGACGATCGGTGAGCTATGGGCGGTTCCCATCACGCTCCGCATCGTCTTGATCGAGAACTTGAGACGTGTGGCCGCGATTATCGTCAGCAACGGGGCGTCGCGAGACTTGGCGAATGAACTGGCCGACAGGCTGCTGGGATTTGGTGGTCATACGGCTTCGCCCTGGTCCGAGGTGATGGGGTCGTTGCGGCCCATCAGCTCGCCGAATGCGTTCGGCGTACAACTCGCGCATCGCCTGCGCGGCCGCGACCCGAAAGGTGAGCCAGCGCTTGCCTGGCTCGACGATCAGGTGGCGCGGCGCGGTTTGCAGGTCGAGGCCGTGGTTCATGACGAATTGCAGGAGCAGAGCGCCTTTAGCGCGACGATCCGCAACATCATCACCAGCCTGCGCACGGTCGCTGCCCTTGACTGGAGCGAAGTGTTCGAGGCGCTGTGCCCCGTCGATCTCGTGCTGAGCCGGTCGACTACCTTTCGCGGCATGGATTTCCCAACCCGGAATTTGTACCGAAACGCGATCGAGCATCTGGCGCGGGGCGCGCGTCTGGATGAGACGGAGATCGCAGGTCGTGCCGTCGCACGCGCGGAGGAGGAAGACCGGACGTCTCCATCGGGCGACCGGCAGTGCGACCCCGGCTATTCTCTGATCGCGGGTGGGCGCCGGTCGTTCGAGCAGTCAATCGGCTTTCGGCTCTCACTTGGCGCGTGGATTGGCCGGATCTGCCGGGACCTTGGCCTGATCTGGTACGGCGGCTGCGTGGTCGGTTTGGCTGCGCTGTTGCTGCTCGCTCCCCTTTGGGCGCTGAGCACGCTGGCCGTCAGTGGCGCGTGGCTCCTGCTACTCGGTTGCCTTGGCATCGTGCCAGCCTCGGACGCGGCCGTCGCCTGCGTTAACCGTTTTTCCACCTGGGCATTCGGTGCCAGCCCCTTGCCGGAACGCGATCTGCGCGGCGGCATACCGGCGTCCCTTCGCACCCTCGTCGTCGTGCCGACGCTGCTGACATCTCCGGGCTCGGTTGCGGAGCTGGTCGCGCGGCTGGAGGTCCACCATCTTGCAAGCTCCGATAACGCGCTGCATTTCGCCCTTCTCTCCGATTGGACCGACAGCCCGGCCGAGCGGGCCGAGGGCGATGAGGCGCTGCTGGCGGCCGCCGCCGACGGCATAGCGCAGCTCAATCACCGCTACGGCCCGGCGACCGGCGGCGACCGCTTCATCCTTCTCCACCGCCGCCGCGTCTGGAATGCGGGCGAAGCGAGTTGGATGGGATGGGAGCGCAAGCGCGGCAAGTTGCATGAGCTGAACCGCCTGCTGCGCGGCGCGACCGACACCAGCTTCCTGCCGCATCGCCCGGTTCCCGAGGGGGTGCGCTACATCGTGACCCTGGACTCCGACACCCGCCTGCCGCGTGACGCGGTCCGGCGCCTCGTCGGCAAAATGGCGCATCCGCTGAATGCGCCGCGTATCGATCTGGCATCCGGCCGCGTGGTCGAGGGCTATGCCGTTTTGCAGCCACGGATCACGCCGTCGCTGCCCATGGGCCAGTACAGCTCGATCTTCCAACGCGTCTTCTCCAGCCTCGACGGCATCGACCCCTATGCAGGCGCCGTCTCGGATGTCTATCAGGACCTCCTCGGCGAAGGGTCCTTCGCGGGCAAGGGCATCTATGACATCGATGCCTTCGAGGCCGCCTTGACGGGCAGGGTTCCGGATTCGACCCTGCTCAGCCACGACTTGTTCGAAGGCGTCTTCGCCCGCGCCGGCCTCGCCTCCGACATCGAGGTCGTCGAGGACTTCCCCGTGGGCTATACGGTGGCCGCGATGCGTCAGCACCGCTGGGCGCGCGGCGACTGGCAACTGCTGCCCTGGATCATGCCTGGCGGCGGCAAGCTTCCCGCCATCGGCCGCTGGAAGATGCTGGACAATCTGCGGCGTACGCTCTCCGCGCCTGCTTTCGTCCTTGCCCTCGCGGCCGGCTGGCTTCTGCCGTTCGGGCCGGCGCTCGGCTGGACCGCCTTCGTGATCGCAACCCTCGCGCTGCCTGCGCTGATCCCCCTCCTCGGCGTCATCACGACTCGCCGCAGATGGGTGACGTGGCGAAGCCATCTCGATGTCGTCGGCCTCGGGCTTCGGCATGCGGCGGTGCTCACGGCGCTCGTCGTAACTTTCATTGCCCATCAGGCCGTGTTGATGGGCGATGCGGTCCTGCGCACGCTCGTCCGCCTCCTCTCACGCCGCCGGCTGCTGCAGTGGCTGACGGCAGCACAGGCCGGGGCTGTGCCTAATCTTTCCCTCGCCGGCCACTACCGCAAGATGGCCGGCGCGCCTGTGGTCGGGCTGCTCATGGCCGGTTTGGCGATGGCGGCGCACCAATGGGTCTGTCTTCTGGTGGCGCCCTTCGCGACACTTTGGATAGCCTCGCCCGCCATTGCCTGGTGGGCAAGCCGCTGTTCGGGAGTCCAGCCGATGCCGATCGCGGCCGACCTGCGCGCCCTCCGCCAACTGGCTCGCCGCACATGGCGCTTCTTCGAAACCTTCGTGACGCCTGCAGACAACATGCTGCCGCCGGACAACTTCCAGGAAGACCCGATGCCCGTCCTTGCCCGACGGACTTCGCCGACGAATATCGGCCTCTACCTTCTTTGCACCGTCAATGCCTACGACTTCGGTTGGACCGGGATGACCGATGCCGTCGACCGGCTCGAAGCGACGATGGCAACGCTTGCACGCCTGGCCCAATTCCGCGGCCATTTCTTCAATTGGTATGCGACCCAAGATCTGCGCCCGCTCGAACCCCGTTACGTCTCCACCGTCGACAGCGGCAATCTGGCCGGCCATCTGATCGCGCTCGCCAATGCCTGCCGGAGCTGGGGCCGCCTGCCGAAGAGCGCTGCGAGCGACCTTACGGGACTGATCGATACGATCGGCCTGGTTTTGGAGGAACTGGCACAACTGCCGGCAACGATCGCGGCCCAGCGGGCTTTGGCGCCGATGTTGGAGGCTTCGCTGCGAGATTTGGCGGACCGCATCGGGCGGCCACCCGGCCATCCGAGCACCCTTGCGGATCGGCTGTCCGCGCTTACTCCCTCTCTCCAGACCGCGACCAAATTGGCTCGGGATCTCGCCGCGACCTATGAGGACGGCGCCGCCGCAGACGTTGTCTTCTGGACAAAGGCGATCGGTGAGGCTGTCGCCAGCCTGCGTCGCGATCTCGATCAGGCGGAGGGTGCGCTGAACCCGCGTCTCGCGGCTTTGGAACAGGCCGCGCGGGGCATGGCTCTCGCGATGGACTTCGGCTTTCTCCGCCGCGAGGAGCGCAAGCTGCTCTCAATCGGTTATCTGGTCGCTGAAGGGACACTCGACGCCAATTGCTACGACCTGCTGGCATCCGAAGCGCGGCTCGCCTGCTTCATCGCGATCGCCAAGGGCGATGTGCCTGCGCGCGAGTGGTTCCGGCTCGGCCGCACGATGACCCCGGTCGATGATGGCGCGGCTCTCGTTTCCTGGTCGGGTTCGATGTTCGAATACCTCATGCCGTCCCTGGTGATGCGCGCGCCGGACGGAAGCCTGCTGTCACGGACGAACCGCCTCGCGGTGCGCCGGCAAATCGAATTCGGCAAGTCGCGCGGCATCCCCTGGGGTGCATCGGAATCCGCCTACAACGTGCGCGACCTCGAATATACCTATCAATATTCGAACTTCGGCGTGCCGGATCTGGGCCTTAAGAGTGGCCTGGACGATGAATTCGTCGTCGCGCCGTATGCGACGGCACTTGCGGCGATGGTCGATCCCCATCAGGCGGTGAAGAATCTTGGCCGGCTCGCCGCAGATGGCGCGCGCGGGCGATACGGATTCTTTGAGGCGCTCGACTACACGCCGGGGCGCGTACCGGAGGGCACGACGGTCGCCGTGGTGCGAGCTTTCATGGCGCATCACCAGGGCATGTCCATCGTCGCCATCGCCGATGCCACGCTGAACGGTATCATGCGCACCCGCTTCCATGCGGATCCTCTCATCCAAGCAACCGAACTGCTTTTGCAGGAGCGTGCGCCCCAAAACGTGACAAACGTTCGCGTGTTACCGGCCAAGCATAAGCCCGTCGTCCGGGCCCGCGACATCGCGTCTACCGGCGGCAGACATTTCGGCGATGCACACACCGCTTCCCCACGGACCCACCTGCTCTGCAACGGTCCATACGCACTGATGCTGACTGCAGCCGGATCCGGTTACAGTAGATGGCAGGACATCGCGGTGACCCGCTGGCGCGAGGATTCCACTCTCGATGACTGGGGCTCCTATATCTACCTTCGGGACGTCGAGAGTGGGCGCGTCTGGTCCGCCGGTGCGCAACCTGTTGGCGCGGCGCCCGATGCCTATAGCGTCGTGTTCAACGAAGATCACGCAGAGTTCTCCCGCCGGGACGGCACGCTCATCACGAAGATGGATGTCCTGCTTTCGGCTGAAGAAAAGGGTGAAGTGCGCCGTATCACTATGAGCAACTATGGTCCGGTTGCACGGACGATCGACATCACCTCCTATGCCGAACTGGCCTTGGCGCCCCAGGCGACGGATGTCGCTCACCCGGCCTTCGCCAAGCTGTTCGTCGAGACTGAATACCTGGCCGATAGCGGCGCGCTGCTTGCGACGCGGCGGCGCAGGACGCCCGAGGAACCGGAAATCTGGGCCGCGCATCTGGCTGTGGCCGATGGCATCCCGCAGGTCGAGACCGACCGCGCGCGGTTCATAGGCCGTGGCCGCGACCTTCGCGACCCGGCGGCCATGGATGACGACCAGGCCCTATCCGGCACCGTTGGTACAGTTCTGGACCCGATCTTCTCCATCCGGCGTCGCATCACTGTCGCCCCTGGCGCGACAGCGCGGGTCGCCTTCTGGACCTTGGTGGCCTCCTCACGCGAGGAGATCGTGGCCTGTGTCGATCGCCACCGCGACGTCGCGACCTTCGACCGCGCGGCCATGATGGCCTGGACCCAGGCGCAGGTGCAGTTGCACCACCTCAGCATCACGCCGGCCCAGGCCGACGTGTTCCAGCGTCTTGCCGGTCACCTGCTGTTCGCGGGGCCGGCCCTACGCTCCGCGCCCGAGCGGATACGCGACGGTAGCGGAACCCAGTCGGGTCTTTGGAGCCAGAGCATCTCCGGCGATCTACCAATTCTTCTCCTGCGGATCGATGACGTTTCGGATCTGGGTGTCGCGAGACAGGTTCTGCTCGCGCATGAATACTTCCGGCTGAAGCGGTTCGCGGTCGATCTCGTCATCATCAATGATCATCCTCCGTCCTATGCGCAGGAGCTTCAGGGCGCCTTGGAAGCGCTGATCCGCGCGCAGCGAAACATGGACGAAAAGCCGTCGATCACCTTGCTGCGGGCGGATCTCGTGCCGAAACAGACCCGTGATCTGCTGGCGGCGGTCGCGCGGGTCGTCATCGCGGGCGACCGTGGCCGCCTTTCCGAGCAACTCGATCGCGCCGAGCAGACTACCCTCGCAAGTCAGGCACCCGAACCGTCGAAGCCGAGCCGGCCGCTGGTCGCCGCCCCGGCGCCGACCCTGCCGCTCGAACTGTTCAACGGTTTGGGCGGCTTTGCGGAGGAGGGCCGAGAATACGTCGCCATCCTCGGGCCCGGACAGACGACACCGGCGCCCTGGGTGAACGTCATCGCCAATCCGGGCTTCGGCTTTCAGGTCGCGGCGGAAGGAAGCGGATTCACCTGGTCGGGCAACAGCCGCGAGAACCAGATCACGCCCTGGTCCAACGATCCCGTCAGCAACCGTACGGGCGAGGCGTTCTACCTTCACGACACGGCAACCGGCGCGCTGTGGTGCCCAACCGCCGCGCCGTGCCGCGACCCTTCGGCGACCTATGTCGCCCGCCATGGCCACGGCTACAGCCGCTTCGACCATACTGCGCAAGGTATCGCCACCAGCCTGCTGCAATTCGTGGCACCCGAGGACCCGGTGAAGGTGTCGCGGCTGCGACTGCGCAATCTAACCCGCGCGCCAAGATCCATCTCCGTCTGCGCCTATGTCGAATGGGTGTTGGGTGCTTCACGCCCGGCGACCGCCGCCTTCCTGCAAACGGAGATCGACGGCGAGACGGGTGCGCTCTTTGCCCGCAATCCGTGGAGTGCGGACTTGGGCGGACAGGTCGCGTTCATGGATCTCGGCGGCAAACAGACAAGCTGGACCGGAGACCGGCGCGAATTCCTCGGCCGCAACGGCTCGCTGGGGGCGCCGCGCGGGGCAGTCGGTGCCTTGTCCGGCACCGTCGGCGCCGGCCTCGACCCCTGTGGCGCTCTGCGAACCATGATCGAGCTGCCACCGGGCGGGGAGGTGGAACTCGTTCTCGTGCTCGGCGCCGCGATGGGCGGGAACGCCGCGCGCGCCTTGGTCGCACGCTATCGCACCATCGACCTCGACACCGTGCTCGCTGCCATCCGCAGCCAATGGAACACGGTGCTCGGCGCCATCGTCGTCCAGACACCGGACCGCAGCATGGACATCATGCTGAACGGTTGGCTTCTGTATCAGACCCTTGGGAGCCGTATCTGGGCGCGCGCCGGTTTCTACCAGGCGAGCGGCGCCTATGGCTTCCGCGACCAGCTCCAGGATGGTTTGGCGCTTTGCGCCGCTCGGCCGGACCTGGTGCGACAGCACCTGCTGCGCGCGGCGGGACGCCAGTTCGTGGAGGGCGATGTCCAGCATTGGTGGCTGCCCGAATCCGGGCGCGGCGTGCGGACCCGCATCTCGGACGACTGCGCTTGGCTGGCCTATACGGTCGCGCATTATGTCGGGGCGACGAACGACACAGCCGTACTCGACGAACCGATCAACTTCCTGGCCGGACCGGTCTTGAACGCCGATGAGCACGACCGGTTCTTTCTGCCCGATACCCATGTGAGCATCGGCTCGCTGTATGAGCATTGTGCCCGGGCTCTAGATCACAGTTTGGCTTTGGGCAGCCACGGCTTGCCACTGATGGGAACGGGCGATTGGAACGACGGCATGAACCGGATCGGCGAGGCCGGCCGGGGTGAGAGTGTGTGGCTCGGCTGGTTCCTCCATGCGGCATTGACCGCCTTCATTCCGCTGGCGGAGGCGCGGTCGGATACAGTGCGGGCCGCCGCGTGGCGCGCACATGCGGTCGCTTTGCCAGAGGCGCTGGAACGATGCTGGGACGGGGACTGGTATCTGCGCGCCTATCATGACGACGGTTCGCCGCTCGGCTCGCATACCGACGCGCAGTGCATGATCGACTCGATCGCGCAGTCCTGGAGCGTTATCTCGGGCGTCGCGCCGCCAGACCACGCCATGCGTGCCATGGCGTCGCTGGACCGGCATCTGGTGCGCGCCGACGAAAGGCTGCTGCTCGTGTTGACACCTCCGTTTGACCGGCCAACCGTCGATCCCGGCTACATCGCCGGCTATCCACCCGGTATTCGTGAAAACGGCGGCCAATACAGCCACGCGGCCATGTGGGCGGTTCTGGCGTTCACCGCCCTGGGTGACGGCGACAAGGCGGGCGCGCTCTTCGCCATGCTGAATCCGATCAACCACTCTACCACGCGGGCCGATGCCGAGCGCTACAAGGTCGAGCCCTACGCCGTCGTCGCCGACATCTATTCCACCGCGCCACATGTCGGCCGCGGTGGCTGGTCCTGGTACACCGGTTCCGCAGGCTGGATGCAGCGCGTGGGCGTCGAAGGCATCCTCGGCATCCGCATCCGGGGTGCGTCGCTGTACATCGATCCCTGCATTCCGCAGGCATGGCCGGGCTTCACGGCAACGATCACCTGGCATTCTACGCGCTACAGGATCATGGTCGAGAATCCGGCCCACGTCGCAAAAGGCGTTCGGTCGCTCACGCTCGACGGCACGACCCTGCGGGAAGGGTCTGCGGTGCCGCTGATCGAAGATGGCCGCCTGCACACAGTGCGCGTGACGCTCGGCGCGACCGTCACGGAGCAAGCCGCGTAA
- a CDS encoding ADP-polyphosphate phosphotransferase: MKIHTKHFRVQEREKLDLKERPTIVDPVYGSKDDYETLLAKHTNRLSTLQQVHYAAGKHAVLLIFQAMDAAGKDGAIRHVMSGVNPQGCQVFSFKHPSATELAHDFLWRTTRDLPERGRIGIFNRSYYEEVLIVRVHRDILHSESIPDVAGHDHKLWHDRYRSITDLERHLHANGTRVVKIFLHLSKEEQRRRFLSRIDEPDKNWKFSTADVEERKFWGQYRKAYEECLSATSTDDSPWFVVPADDKQNARLIVSQIVVDTLESLDMSYPKVTPERVSELQTIRAELVASAKDEG, from the coding sequence ATGAAGATCCATACAAAGCACTTTCGTGTTCAAGAAAGGGAAAAGCTTGACCTTAAAGAGCGACCCACCATCGTCGATCCCGTTTACGGATCTAAAGACGATTACGAGACACTGCTCGCCAAGCATACCAATCGGCTGAGCACCTTGCAGCAGGTGCATTATGCGGCTGGCAAGCATGCCGTGCTATTGATCTTCCAGGCGATGGATGCAGCCGGCAAGGATGGCGCCATTCGGCATGTGATGTCGGGTGTCAATCCGCAGGGCTGCCAGGTCTTCAGCTTCAAGCATCCGAGTGCGACCGAGCTGGCGCATGACTTCCTTTGGCGCACGACGCGCGATCTGCCGGAACGAGGTCGGATCGGCATCTTCAACCGCTCTTACTATGAAGAAGTGTTGATCGTTCGCGTCCACCGCGACATCCTGCATAGCGAGTCCATTCCGGATGTAGCAGGCCATGACCATAAGCTTTGGCATGATCGCTATCGCTCGATCACCGATCTGGAGCGGCATCTGCATGCCAATGGTACGCGCGTCGTCAAAATCTTCCTCCATCTTTCGAAGGAGGAGCAGCGTCGGCGCTTTCTCTCTCGGATCGACGAGCCCGATAAGAATTGGAAATTTAGCACAGCCGATGTCGAGGAGAGAAAATTCTGGGGTCAATACCGGAAGGCCTATGAGGAGTGTCTGAGTGCCACGAGCACAGACGACTCGCCCTGGTTCGTCGTGCCCGCAGATGACAAGCAAAATGCCAGGCTTATCGTCTCACAGATCGTCGTGGACACGCTTGAGTCGCTCGACATGAGCTACCCAAAGGTGACGCCCGAACGGGTCTCTGAACTGCAGACGATCCGTGCGGAACTGGTCGCCTCGGCCAAGGATGAGGGATGA